From Peptoanaerobacter stomatis, one genomic window encodes:
- the nagB gene encoding glucosamine-6-phosphate deaminase, translating to MKIIRSATHFGSSKKASLEICRQVLIKKDSVLGFATGSSPMEIYKYLIQYYKEGLVTFKQVTAFNLDEYVGIEKTHPNSYAYFMKDNLFSHIDIDINKCNIENGLADDLEQECENYEKAIDSAGGIDLQILGIGTNGHIGFNEPSDKISAKTHIVKLTQSTIDSNSKYFSDMQMPTKAITMGIASIMKAKKIILIASGKEKAQAIYDSVYGEITPKMPASILRLHPDVSVYVDDEAGKFII from the coding sequence GTGAAAATAATAAGAAGTGCAACACATTTTGGTTCATCAAAAAAAGCATCACTCGAAATATGCAGGCAGGTTCTTATAAAAAAAGACAGTGTATTGGGGTTTGCAACAGGTTCGTCTCCTATGGAGATATATAAATATCTTATACAATACTACAAAGAAGGCCTCGTGACTTTCAAGCAAGTGACTGCGTTTAATCTTGATGAATATGTAGGCATCGAAAAAACTCACCCAAATTCCTATGCATATTTTATGAAAGATAATTTATTTTCTCATATAGACATAGATATTAATAAATGTAATATAGAAAACGGCTTGGCAGATGACCTTGAACAAGAATGCGAAAACTATGAAAAAGCTATAGATTCAGCAGGAGGAATAGATCTTCAAATATTAGGTATAGGTACTAACGGACATATAGGTTTTAATGAACCTTCAGATAAAATATCTGCAAAAACACATATAGTCAAACTTACTCAAAGCACGATAGATTCCAACTCAAAATATTTCTCAGACATGCAAATGCCTACCAAAGCGATAACTATGGGTATAGCATCTATAATGAAAGCTAAAAAAATAATACTCATAGCTTCAGGAAAAGAAAAAGCGCAAGCCATATACGATTCGGTATATGGAGAGATAACTCCTAAAATGCCGGCATCAATACTAAGACTGCATCCTGATGTTTCAGTATATGTAGATGATGAAGCCGGAAAATTTATTATATAG
- a CDS encoding TolC family protein, with product MKSRLTAIVLSIAMLIPSFSYAQNKLTYEDAFKKAVQNNLQLEKVQKNLDKVDETLTTGTNKDEQMQNFNQSGQASEQGMENAIASINSSLQYQNLIDDEKALKMSYEAQSDAISVGLKNIFLKIEYLEKNAVLIEEKIANMGKNISINTIKYKYGMISKLDFENSQLELDKLKNSQKENTLQLESAYKDLSNIVGSKVNQKVEYIKIEYKTLSSLGISKESAIGTAISQAPAIFRQNANIRALEERIKYDLLDKSQTSLPREETSTSVGIQDVNLRINKQSIENAVIETANTIENLELNINNINNQIENLQRQSKNMAQLVKLGMKTNIELENLNLQIEDLKMQRRNLLNNHNISLERYTKPYLLSLTGE from the coding sequence TTGAAATCAAGATTAACAGCCATAGTTTTAAGTATAGCTATGTTAATACCGTCATTTTCATATGCGCAAAACAAGTTGACATATGAAGATGCTTTTAAAAAAGCTGTACAAAATAACTTACAATTAGAAAAAGTACAAAAGAATTTAGATAAAGTAGATGAAACTTTAACGACAGGCACAAATAAAGATGAACAAATGCAAAATTTCAATCAAAGCGGTCAAGCATCAGAACAAGGTATGGAAAATGCTATTGCATCCATAAATTCCTCTTTGCAATATCAAAATCTCATAGATGATGAAAAAGCGTTGAAGATGAGCTATGAAGCGCAAAGTGATGCAATAAGCGTGGGGCTTAAAAATATATTTTTGAAGATAGAATACCTTGAAAAAAATGCGGTTCTTATAGAAGAAAAGATTGCCAATATGGGCAAAAACATATCCATAAATACGATTAAATACAAATACGGTATGATTAGTAAATTAGATTTTGAAAATTCTCAATTAGAACTGGATAAATTAAAAAACTCTCAAAAAGAGAACACTCTTCAATTAGAATCAGCATATAAAGACTTATCCAATATAGTGGGTAGCAAAGTGAATCAAAAAGTGGAATATATAAAGATAGAATATAAAACTCTATCATCACTTGGCATATCAAAAGAGTCAGCAATAGGCACAGCTATATCACAAGCACCTGCCATATTTAGACAAAATGCAAACATAAGAGCATTAGAAGAGCGTATTAAATACGATTTATTGGACAAATCACAAACTTCGCTTCCGAGAGAAGAAACATCGACAAGTGTAGGAATACAAGACGTAAATTTGAGAATAAATAAGCAGTCAATAGAAAATGCAGTAATTGAAACAGCAAATACTATAGAAAATTTAGAACTCAATATAAATAATATCAATAATCAAATTGAAAACTTACAAAGACAATCAAAAAATATGGCACAATTGGTAAAATTAGGAATGAAAACAAACATAGAGTTGGAAAATCTAAATTTGCAAATAGAAGATCTAAAAATGCAAAGAAGAAACTTATTAAACAATCATAATATATCATTAGAAAGATATACAAAACCATATCTTTTGAGCTTAACAGGTGAATAA
- a CDS encoding GntR family transcriptional regulator translates to MTIIKRFLSDQIYDELKMQIINQDIPFGSKIVNRTLQERFNVSSSPIRDAINRLFSDGLIESIDNTGALVVGFDADFYLEVNEILMGITNTGIQLSMQKSDIKEVVKTLKKYVALQKDNVGTVEYFKYDYEFHKTFIDFSNNSRLKKLYKQYNVLHEILLRCYYEKEIVDMQKGSIKTHEDMIKAFSENDIDKCIKLNEYHYKRAENLFKEMFKKTTKDS, encoded by the coding sequence ATGACTATTATCAAAAGGTTCCTCAGCGATCAGATATATGATGAACTGAAAATGCAAATTATAAATCAAGACATTCCTTTTGGCTCTAAAATAGTAAATAGAACTTTACAAGAAAGATTTAATGTCAGTTCCTCTCCTATTCGTGATGCTATAAACAGACTCTTCTCAGATGGCTTGATAGAAAGCATAGATAATACAGGTGCATTAGTCGTAGGATTCGATGCTGATTTTTATCTGGAAGTAAATGAAATACTTATGGGTATAACAAATACAGGAATCCAACTTTCAATGCAAAAATCAGATATAAAAGAAGTTGTTAAGACATTGAAAAAATATGTTGCCCTTCAAAAAGATAATGTGGGTACTGTAGAATATTTTAAATATGACTATGAATTTCACAAAACATTTATAGATTTTTCAAATAATTCAAGATTAAAAAAATTGTATAAGCAATATAACGTCCTGCACGAAATATTGCTCAGATGTTATTATGAAAAAGAGATTGTAGATATGCAAAAAGGCAGTATAAAAACTCACGAGGATATGATAAAGGCTTTTTCAGAGAATGATATAGATAAATGCATAAAATTAAATGAATATCACTACAAAAGAGCAGAAAACCTCTTTAAAGAAATGTTTAAAAAGACTACCAAAGATTCGTAA
- a CDS encoding ATP-binding protein — MRKKLFVLMATLSLLGVTITSVVIYFIMQMNIGLFMRKSGILLDQVYYINKYVSESQNEIMLFIIIFIVISFFLINMITNHIIKDINENYKSQDYIRALEGDIKNQKNEIMSLQDLMIEEAYKTRYIFNKIHEGLILLDDEKRIIHINESAKNLLNIDKNYDFTGKHMLFAVKSVELNNQLDNILEESKMPTTMKINDRYLKSYVNAMVENGKLQGIFCVIVDDTLMYENEFARRTFTTNVTHELKTPLTSIAGYAEIMKNMDVTKEDIKVFSDNIIKNTNKMINMINDIIKLSSLVDINNIEKKKVSLDTVIKKCIKNLEIQAKLKNIDISTNIQEDVFVYANESLMYDMVNNIISNAIKYNVQDGKVMIDCNRDGNKVIFKARDTGIGISEKYKEKVFERFFTVDKSRSKNLGGSGLGLSIVKHIAKVHNAYIRLDSKENEGTEITVEFNLI, encoded by the coding sequence ATGAGAAAAAAGTTGTTTGTGTTGATGGCTACACTATCACTTTTAGGGGTTACAATAACAAGTGTTGTAATATATTTTATAATGCAAATGAATATAGGCTTGTTTATGAGAAAGAGCGGTATATTGCTTGACCAAGTCTATTATATAAATAAATACGTCAGCGAATCACAAAATGAAATAATGTTATTTATAATCATATTTATCGTGATATCATTTTTTCTAATAAATATGATAACTAATCATATAATAAAAGATATAAATGAAAACTATAAATCCCAAGACTATATAAGAGCATTGGAAGGAGATATAAAAAATCAAAAAAACGAGATAATGTCTTTGCAGGATTTGATGATTGAAGAGGCGTATAAGACAAGGTATATATTCAATAAAATTCACGAAGGTTTAATACTTTTGGATGATGAAAAAAGAATAATACACATAAATGAAAGTGCAAAAAACTTATTGAATATAGACAAAAACTATGATTTTACAGGAAAACATATGTTGTTTGCTGTAAAAAGTGTGGAGCTTAACAACCAACTTGACAATATATTAGAAGAATCGAAAATGCCGACAACTATGAAAATAAACGACAGATATTTGAAATCATATGTAAATGCTATGGTTGAAAATGGAAAACTTCAAGGAATTTTTTGTGTTATAGTTGATGATACGCTTATGTATGAAAATGAGTTTGCAAGACGTACATTTACAACCAATGTTACTCATGAGCTGAAAACACCACTTACATCTATAGCCGGATATGCAGAAATTATGAAAAATATGGATGTTACAAAAGAAGATATAAAAGTATTTTCTGACAATATAATAAAAAATACAAACAAGATGATAAATATGATAAACGATATAATAAAATTATCTTCTTTAGTGGATATTAACAATATAGAAAAGAAAAAAGTGAGTCTTGATACAGTTATCAAAAAATGTATAAAAAATCTTGAAATTCAAGCGAAATTAAAAAACATAGATATATCTACTAATATACAAGAAGATGTGTTTGTATATGCTAATGAGAGCCTTATGTACGATATGGTCAACAATATAATAAGCAATGCAATAAAATATAATGTGCAAGATGGAAAAGTGATGATTGATTGCAATAGAGACGGAAATAAAGTTATATTTAAGGCAAGAGATACAGGAATAGGAATTTCAGAAAAATATAAGGAAAAAGTGTTTGAAAGATTTTTCACAGTAGATAAAAGTCGCTCAAAAAATCTTGGAGGCTCCGGTTTGGGGCTTTCTATAGTTAAGCATATAGCTAAAGTGCATAATGCCTATATAAGACTTGACAGTAAAGAAAATGAAGGTACAGAGATAACAGTGGAGTTTAACCTAATATAA
- a CDS encoding response regulator transcription factor codes for MIVYIVEDDEDIRQIEEYALKNSGFDTYGFENSISFYEKMEVKLPDIIILDIMLPTENGFEILEYLKSKERYQDIPVIMITAKDMEIDKVKCLDLGADDYIVKPFGLMEFISRVKVVLRRARKDMELDEIRYENVVIEPKSHNVLVDGEKIVLTNKEYELLKYLMVNKNIVLTRQKLMNNVWGFDFEGETRTVDAHIKSLRQKLGIANNIIKTVRNVGYKIGE; via the coding sequence ATGATAGTATATATAGTGGAAGATGATGAAGATATAAGACAAATAGAAGAATATGCTCTTAAAAATAGCGGATTTGATACATATGGCTTTGAAAATTCAATATCATTTTATGAAAAAATGGAAGTTAAACTTCCTGACATAATAATTCTCGATATTATGCTGCCTACAGAGAACGGATTTGAAATACTTGAATATTTAAAAAGTAAAGAGAGATATCAGGACATACCTGTTATAATGATAACAGCAAAAGATATGGAGATAGATAAGGTGAAATGTCTTGACTTGGGAGCAGATGATTATATAGTAAAACCGTTCGGTCTCATGGAATTTATATCAAGAGTCAAGGTAGTGTTAAGACGTGCAAGAAAAGATATGGAATTGGACGAGATAAGGTATGAAAATGTAGTTATTGAACCTAAGAGCCACAATGTTTTGGTAGATGGTGAAAAAATAGTTTTGACAAACAAAGAGTATGAACTTTTAAAATATTTGATGGTAAATAAAAATATAGTTTTAACAAGACAAAAATTGATGAACAATGTGTGGGGGTTTGATTTTGAAGGGGAGACAAGGACAGTAGATGCTCATATAAAATCTTTGAGACAAAAATTAGGCATTGCAAACAATATAATAAAGACGGTAAGGAATGTGGGATATAAAATAGGTGAGTAA
- a CDS encoding TraX family protein, with protein MLQLNRFQFKLLLAFLMVLDHIDFFVSDSLNILFKILSRCVAVGFAYLVVDGFLYTKNLKKYLLRLYGFAIFMLIGNHFFNALYAPYNIVIRNSIIMTYAIGLTMLFILSKVKKNFFIRFICCFALFYISDFFEGGFIILLFMYFSYIYHDDEKKRNIAYLIFSAVLFALTLNFSLQSPNPIIFMLKRCEFLFISIIPLLKIYNRKQGLNNAFSKYFFYIFYPVHLWIINYINYIMVK; from the coding sequence ATGCTGCAACTCAACAGATTTCAATTTAAATTATTGCTTGCTTTTTTAATGGTACTTGACCATATAGATTTTTTTGTATCCGACAGTTTGAATATTTTATTTAAAATACTTTCAAGATGTGTTGCTGTCGGTTTTGCGTATTTGGTTGTAGACGGATTTTTATATACAAAAAATCTAAAAAAATACCTTTTGAGATTATACGGCTTTGCAATATTTATGCTTATAGGCAATCACTTTTTCAACGCTTTGTATGCTCCATATAACATAGTCATAAGAAACAGTATAATTATGACATACGCAATAGGTTTAACAATGCTGTTCATATTAAGCAAGGTCAAAAAGAATTTTTTTATAAGATTTATCTGTTGCTTTGCACTGTTTTATATATCAGATTTCTTTGAAGGCGGCTTTATAATACTACTATTTATGTATTTTTCTTATATATATCACGATGATGAGAAGAAGAGAAATATAGCATATTTGATATTTTCAGCCGTTTTATTTGCACTTACTCTTAATTTTTCTTTACAATCACCAAATCCGATTATATTTATGTTGAAGCGCTGCGAATTTTTATTCATATCTATAATACCTCTACTGAAGATATATAACAGAAAGCAAGGGCTTAACAACGCCTTTTCAAAATATTTCTTCTATATATTCTATCCTGTTCATTTATGGATAATAAATTACATTAATTATATTATGGTAAAGTAA
- a CDS encoding 2-hydroxyacyl-CoA dehydratase: MLDVINIGIDIGSTTVKLVVLDDNNEILYSRYERHHANINETLKMLVTEAYSKFENVKVTVSITGSGGMSLAQALRVSFVQEVIASTKAVKTFDPDTDVAIELGGEDAKITYFYDSVEQKMNGTCAGGTGSFIDQMASLLQTDATGLNELAKNYTTIYPIAARCGVFAKTDVQPLLNEGVKKEDIAASIFQAVVIQTISGLACGMPIRGKVAFLGGPLYYLSELRKRFIETLKLSDENIIFPANSQLYVAIGAALLSKETSVIRFYDLVQAFDNMKLNALIESDRLKPLFKDEEEYEEFKQRHSKENVKRKDLSAYSGNCYLGIDAGSTTTKVALIDDEGALLWTHYGSNNGSPLKSTINALKEMYKLMPKSANIVYSTVTGYGEGLLQKALKVDFGEIETVAHYKAADFFLNGVDFILDIGGQDMKCLKIKNNTIDSIALNEACSSGCGSFLDTFAKSLNISIQDFVKESIKAKNPVDLGSRCTVFMNSRVKQSQKEGASVGDISAGLCYSVIKNALYKVIKIKNKEDLGTKIVVQGGTFYNDAVLRAFELLSETEVIRPDIAGIMGAFGCAIIARSRYEQGYQTKLLQAEELDNFEMQTEISRCAKCSNHCLLTINQFADKEVFISGNRCEKGLGETYKKNNLPNIFDYKYKRLFSYKSLKKDEAVRGKIGIPRVLNIYENYPLWHTFFTTLGFEVVLSDRSSMKIYEKGIETIPSESACFPAKLTHGHMMNLVEKGIEKIFYPSVVYEVKEDKVDATNNYNCPIVISYPEVLKNNMDILREKNITVFNPFLALDQKKAVINQLYTMLKKDYDIAKNEVEKAYEKALAEYDDFKKDIMQKGEETLKYIEETGTKAIVLSGRPYHLDPHINHGIPEVITSLGMCVLTEDSIAHLSTDEKKLRVVNQWTYHSRLYRATDVVSKRKDLELVQLNSFGCGLDAVTTDQVAEMLAYNNKIYTCLKIDEVSNLGAVKIRLRSLKASMIERDKNCILPEKIGENKERIVFTKDMRKTHTILCPEMSPIHFDLLESAFNYSGYKLVLLRDDTGAIDEGLKYVNNDACYPAIIVIGQLIKALKSGKYDLNTTSVLMSQTGGGCRATNYIAFLRKALKDSGFENIPVISINPKGFEKNPGFKLNLNTLDRALQALIYGDLLMQLLYASRPYEKTVGSANDLYKEISNTFKSDLKEHNKKKFIKNIYNAVNKFDQLERYDIKKPKVGIVGEILVKFHPTANNSVVKVVEDEGAEAVVPSLLDFILYTLYNSNFSKEHLGRSKKGNFISNLVLGYIENYRKHLRDALEKSRYFEKPSTINEIADGASNVMSLGHQTGEGWFLTGEMIELINSGVKNIICVQPFACLPNHVTGKGMAKELKRLYKGTNIAPIDYDPGASEVNQLNRIKLMMSRAFENFKEENGQIAELKGLIEQKDDLLVLLKNKVIPEKQHKLKV, from the coding sequence ATGTTGGACGTAATAAACATAGGAATAGACATAGGTTCTACGACTGTGAAATTGGTTGTGCTTGATGATAATAACGAGATTTTATATTCAAGGTATGAACGACACCATGCAAATATTAATGAAACATTGAAAATGCTTGTTACAGAGGCGTATTCCAAGTTTGAAAATGTAAAAGTGACTGTAAGTATAACCGGTTCAGGCGGAATGAGTCTTGCTCAGGCATTGAGAGTAAGTTTTGTTCAAGAGGTTATTGCTTCTACAAAAGCAGTAAAAACTTTTGATCCGGATACTGATGTAGCTATAGAATTAGGTGGAGAAGACGCAAAAATCACATATTTCTATGACAGTGTTGAACAAAAGATGAACGGAACTTGTGCAGGAGGTACAGGCTCTTTTATAGATCAGATGGCATCACTTTTACAAACAGATGCAACAGGACTTAATGAACTCGCTAAAAATTATACAACTATATATCCGATAGCTGCAAGATGTGGAGTTTTTGCAAAGACAGATGTGCAGCCTCTTTTAAACGAAGGCGTTAAAAAAGAAGATATAGCAGCATCTATATTTCAAGCAGTTGTAATTCAAACTATAAGCGGTCTTGCTTGCGGTATGCCTATAAGAGGAAAGGTGGCATTTTTAGGAGGTCCTCTATATTATTTATCAGAGCTTAGAAAAAGATTTATAGAAACTTTGAAATTGAGCGATGAAAATATAATATTCCCTGCTAATTCTCAGCTTTATGTCGCAATAGGAGCTGCACTTTTATCAAAAGAAACATCTGTAATCAGATTTTATGACCTTGTTCAAGCATTTGATAATATGAAGTTAAATGCACTTATAGAAAGTGACAGATTAAAGCCGCTTTTTAAAGATGAAGAAGAGTATGAAGAATTTAAGCAAAGACATTCTAAAGAAAATGTTAAGAGAAAAGATTTATCGGCTTATAGCGGAAATTGCTATCTTGGAATAGATGCCGGCTCTACCACTACAAAAGTGGCTCTTATAGATGATGAAGGTGCGTTGCTTTGGACACATTATGGAAGCAATAACGGTTCACCGCTAAAATCTACCATAAATGCACTTAAAGAAATGTACAAACTTATGCCCAAATCTGCTAACATAGTTTATTCGACTGTTACAGGCTATGGAGAAGGTCTTTTGCAAAAGGCGCTTAAAGTGGATTTTGGAGAAATAGAAACTGTTGCACACTATAAAGCGGCAGATTTCTTCTTAAACGGAGTTGATTTCATACTTGACATAGGCGGTCAAGATATGAAATGTTTGAAAATAAAAAATAATACAATAGATTCTATAGCACTGAATGAGGCGTGTTCATCAGGTTGTGGTTCATTTTTGGATACATTTGCAAAATCTCTCAATATATCAATACAAGATTTTGTGAAAGAGTCGATAAAAGCAAAAAATCCGGTAGATTTAGGCTCAAGATGTACAGTTTTTATGAATTCGAGGGTAAAACAATCTCAAAAAGAAGGTGCAAGTGTAGGAGATATAAGTGCAGGTTTATGTTATTCAGTAATAAAAAATGCTCTTTATAAAGTAATTAAGATAAAAAATAAAGAAGATTTAGGAACAAAAATTGTCGTACAGGGCGGTACATTTTATAATGACGCAGTGCTAAGAGCGTTTGAACTGTTATCCGAAACAGAGGTTATAAGACCTGATATAGCAGGTATTATGGGGGCATTCGGTTGTGCCATAATTGCACGTTCAAGATATGAACAAGGGTATCAGACAAAGTTATTACAAGCTGAAGAACTTGATAATTTTGAAATGCAAACTGAAATATCAAGATGTGCCAAATGTTCAAATCATTGTCTGCTCACTATAAATCAATTTGCAGACAAAGAAGTGTTTATATCAGGAAACAGATGCGAAAAGGGACTTGGAGAAACATATAAGAAAAATAATTTGCCTAATATATTTGATTATAAATATAAGAGGTTATTTTCATATAAATCTCTAAAAAAAGATGAGGCTGTAAGAGGTAAAATAGGTATCCCGAGAGTGCTCAATATATATGAAAATTATCCTTTATGGCATACATTTTTTACTACCTTAGGCTTTGAAGTAGTGTTATCAGACAGGTCAAGTATGAAGATATATGAAAAAGGAATAGAAACTATACCGTCAGAATCGGCTTGTTTCCCTGCGAAATTAACTCACGGTCATATGATGAACCTTGTTGAAAAAGGGATAGAAAAAATATTTTATCCAAGTGTAGTATATGAAGTAAAGGAAGATAAAGTAGACGCTACAAACAATTATAACTGTCCGATAGTAATATCATATCCTGAAGTTTTAAAGAACAATATGGATATTTTAAGAGAAAAAAATATTACGGTATTTAATCCGTTTTTGGCATTGGATCAAAAGAAAGCGGTTATAAATCAATTATATACTATGCTTAAAAAAGACTATGATATTGCGAAAAATGAAGTGGAAAAAGCTTATGAGAAAGCTTTGGCAGAGTATGATGATTTCAAGAAAGATATAATGCAAAAAGGCGAAGAGACTTTAAAATATATTGAAGAGACAGGTACGAAGGCAATAGTCTTATCAGGAAGACCATATCACTTGGATCCTCATATAAATCACGGAATACCGGAAGTAATAACATCACTTGGAATGTGCGTTCTTACAGAAGATAGTATAGCACATCTTTCAACAGATGAGAAAAAATTGAGAGTAGTCAATCAATGGACATATCATTCAAGACTTTACAGAGCTACAGATGTCGTTTCAAAGAGGAAAGATTTGGAGCTTGTACAGCTTAATTCCTTCGGATGCGGATTGGATGCAGTAACTACTGATCAGGTTGCTGAAATGCTTGCATACAACAACAAGATATACACTTGTTTGAAAATAGATGAAGTAAGTAACTTGGGTGCAGTAAAAATAAGACTTCGCTCGTTGAAGGCAAGTATGATAGAAAGAGATAAAAATTGCATATTGCCGGAAAAAATAGGTGAAAACAAAGAAAGAATAGTATTTACAAAAGATATGAGAAAAACTCATACCATACTTTGTCCGGAAATGTCGCCAATTCACTTTGATTTGTTAGAGTCAGCATTTAATTATTCCGGATATAAGCTTGTGCTTTTAAGAGATGATACAGGTGCTATAGATGAAGGGCTTAAATATGTAAATAATGACGCTTGCTATCCGGCTATAATAGTAATAGGTCAGCTTATAAAAGCGTTAAAATCAGGCAAATATGATTTGAATACCACATCAGTGCTTATGTCGCAAACAGGTGGAGGTTGTAGGGCAACAAACTATATAGCATTTTTGAGAAAAGCCTTGAAAGATTCGGGTTTTGAAAACATACCTGTAATATCAATAAATCCTAAAGGTTTTGAAAAAAATCCCGGATTTAAATTGAATTTAAATACATTGGACAGAGCATTACAGGCGCTTATATATGGTGATTTGCTGATGCAACTATTATATGCTTCAAGACCGTATGAAAAAACTGTAGGCTCAGCTAATGATTTGTACAAGGAAATATCAAATACATTTAAATCAGACTTAAAAGAACATAATAAGAAAAAATTTATAAAAAATATATATAATGCAGTAAATAAATTTGATCAATTGGAAAGATATGATATTAAAAAGCCTAAAGTAGGTATAGTGGGAGAGATACTTGTAAAATTCCATCCTACAGCTAACAACTCTGTTGTAAAAGTAGTAGAAGACGAAGGTGCAGAGGCAGTGGTACCGTCATTGCTTGACTTCATACTATATACATTATACAACTCCAATTTTTCAAAAGAACATTTGGGAAGAAGTAAAAAAGGTAATTTTATAAGTAATTTGGTATTAGGCTATATTGAAAATTATAGAAAACATTTAAGAGATGCACTTGAAAAATCAAGATATTTTGAAAAACCTTCAACTATAAATGAAATAGCAGATGGAGCATCTAATGTTATGTCACTTGGACATCAAACAGGAGAAGGTTGGTTTTTAACAGGTGAGATGATAGAACTTATCAACAGTGGAGTGAAAAATATAATCTGTGTTCAGCCGTTTGCATGTTTACCTAATCACGTTACAGGCAAAGGAATGGCAAAAGAGCTTAAAAGATTGTATAAAGGTACTAATATAGCACCTATAGATTATGATCCCGGAGCATCGGAAGTAAATCAGCTTAACAGGATAAAACTTATGATGTCAAGAGCATTCGAGAATTTTAAAGAAGAAAACGGACAAATAGCTGAACTGAAAGGACTTATAGAGCAAAAAGATGATTTACTTGTATTGCTTAAAAACAAAGTAATACCTGAAAAACAACATAAATTAAAAGTATAG
- a CDS encoding histidine phosphatase family protein, protein MKIYITRHGRTIWNEEGKLQGSLDSPLTQEGIQMAKDLSKRILPYNIELIVTSDLKRAKDTSSYIRGNMDIPIWYFEELREMSYGVWDGMKMEEVYEKYANEFEKFKKDPYNYNNGSGETYHQLIDRVKASLEKIKNCGYENVLIVSHGITVKALRIILENQPFENIGRLPVITGCTLIGYEVLKDKVNKIMQEEVYDDIPM, encoded by the coding sequence ATGAAAATATATATTACAAGACATGGTCGGACTATATGGAACGAAGAAGGAAAACTCCAAGGCTCTCTTGATTCTCCACTCACACAAGAGGGCATACAAATGGCAAAGGATTTGTCAAAGAGGATATTGCCCTATAACATAGAACTTATTGTAACATCAGACTTGAAAAGAGCAAAAGATACGTCTTCCTATATAAGAGGGAATATGGATATTCCTATATGGTATTTTGAAGAATTAAGGGAAATGTCATATGGTGTATGGGACGGTATGAAAATGGAAGAAGTTTACGAAAAATACGCAAATGAATTTGAAAAATTCAAAAAAGACCCATATAATTACAACAACGGAAGTGGAGAAACGTATCATCAGTTGATAGATAGAGTTAAGGCGTCGCTTGAAAAAATAAAAAATTGTGGATACGAAAACGTACTTATAGTTTCACACGGAATAACTGTTAAAGCGCTCAGAATAATACTTGAAAATCAGCCATTTGAAAATATAGGAAGGTTGCCGGTCATAACAGGATGCACTCTTATAGGATATGAAGTTTTAAAGGATAAAGTAAATAAAATAATGCAGGAAGAAGTGTATGATGATATTCCTATGTAA
- a CDS encoding cob(I)yrinic acid a,c-diamide adenosyltransferase yields MEKGYVQVYTGNGKGKTTCALGLSLRAVCSGKKVFFGQFLKGMDYSELKAPNILPNFTLKQYGADRFIGKNPRKEDYEMARDAFEDAKKNLLSNNYDIIVLDEINVACYMGLISVDELINLISIKPDNVELVLTGRYADEKIIEIADLVTNMDEIKHYYKKGVQARVGIEK; encoded by the coding sequence ATGGAAAAGGGATACGTTCAAGTATATACAGGAAACGGTAAGGGTAAGACTACCTGCGCTTTAGGGCTTAGTTTAAGGGCTGTTTGCAGCGGTAAAAAAGTTTTTTTCGGTCAGTTTTTGAAAGGAATGGATTACAGTGAATTAAAAGCACCGAATATATTGCCTAATTTTACTCTCAAACAGTATGGTGCAGACAGGTTTATAGGAAAAAATCCGAGAAAAGAAGATTATGAAATGGCAAGAGACGCATTTGAAGATGCAAAAAAAAATCTGCTTTCCAATAATTATGATATAATAGTATTGGATGAGATTAATGTCGCCTGTTATATGGGACTTATAAGTGTTGACGAACTCATAAATTTGATAAGTATAAAGCCTGATAATGTAGAATTGGTGCTTACAGGCAGATATGCAGATGAAAAAATAATAGAGATTGCGGATTTGGTTACGAATATGGACGAGATAAAGCATTATTATAAAAAAGGCGTACAGGCGAGGGTTGGAATAGAAAAATAA